In Bacteroidales bacterium, the following proteins share a genomic window:
- the rplP gene encoding 50S ribosomal protein L16, whose amino-acid sequence MLQPKKTKYRKQQKMIPRGTAQRGNQLAFGSFGIKSLETCWITGRQLEAARQALTRHMKREGQIWIRIFPDKPITKKPAEVRMGKGKGAPEYFVAPVTPGRIMFEAEGVPMEVAKEALRLAAQKLPVATKFIVRRDYVEESI is encoded by the coding sequence ATGTTACAGCCAAAAAAGACGAAATACAGGAAGCAACAGAAGATGATCCCCAGGGGGACTGCCCAGCGGGGAAACCAGCTGGCTTTTGGCTCCTTCGGAATAAAATCATTGGAAACCTGTTGGATTACAGGACGGCAACTTGAAGCAGCCCGTCAGGCACTTACACGTCATATGAAACGTGAAGGCCAGATCTGGATCAGAATTTTCCCGGATAAGCCCATCACTAAAAAACCGGCTGAAGTCCGTATGGGTAAAGGAAAGGGGGCGCCTGAATATTTTGTGGCCCCGGTGACGCCCGGAAGGATCATGTTTGAAGCGGAGGGTGTGCCGATGGAAGTGGCAAAGGAAGCTTTGCGCCTTGCCGCCCAGAAACTTCCGGTGGCAACTAAGTTTATTGTGAGAAGAGATTATGTTGAAGAGTCAATCTAA
- the rplV gene encoding 50S ribosomal protein L22 yields the protein MGARKRLRSEKSKEARKSQFGAKLMNCPTSPRKMRLVAEMIRGEKVEMALHMLEHSPQQAAGRLRKLLLSAIANWQVKNEGTKLEDSNLYVKTVMVDGGRMLKRVQPAPQGRAFRVRKRSNHVTLTLGSRVQETES from the coding sequence ATGGGAGCACGTAAACGTCTAAGATCAGAAAAAAGCAAAGAGGCCCGAAAAAGCCAGTTCGGGGCTAAATTGATGAATTGCCCGACCTCACCGCGTAAAATGCGCCTGGTCGCTGAAATGATAAGGGGAGAGAAAGTGGAAATGGCACTTCATATGCTGGAGCATTCTCCGCAACAGGCTGCCGGCCGGTTAAGGAAATTACTCCTCTCTGCCATAGCCAACTGGCAGGTAAAAAATGAGGGTACCAAGCTTGAGGATAGCAACCTTTATGTTAAAACGGTCATGGTAGATGGCGGCAGGATGCTCAAAAGGGTTCAGCCGGCACCTCAGGGACGGGCATTCAGGGTTCGCAAGAGATCCAATCACGTTACCCTGACACTGGGAAGTCGTGTACAAGAAACTGAAAGCTAA
- the rpsC gene encoding 30S ribosomal protein S3 yields the protein MGQKTNPIGLRLGIIRGWDSNWYGGKDFSAKLVEDQHIRNYLNARLSKAGISKIVIERTLKLVTVTIFTARPGIIIGKGGQEVDKLKEELKKLTKKEIQINISEIKRPELDAVIVAGAIAKQIEGRISFRRAIKTAISSTVRMGAEGIKVQISGRLAGAEMARNELYKEGRTPLHTLRADIDYAKAEAHTTYGRIGIKVWICKGEIYGKPEIVPMAGETAKKQTPRKGPRRRR from the coding sequence ATGGGACAAAAAACAAATCCAATAGGCCTGAGGCTGGGAATCATCCGGGGATGGGATTCAAACTGGTATGGTGGAAAAGATTTTAGCGCCAAACTGGTGGAAGATCAGCATATCCGTAATTACCTCAACGCCCGTTTGTCAAAGGCAGGGATTTCCAAAATCGTGATCGAAAGGACCCTGAAGCTGGTCACGGTCACTATTTTCACTGCACGACCGGGAATTATAATCGGGAAAGGTGGTCAGGAAGTTGATAAGCTTAAAGAAGAGCTCAAGAAACTGACCAAGAAAGAAATCCAGATTAACATTTCAGAGATAAAACGTCCCGAACTTGATGCAGTAATCGTGGCAGGCGCCATTGCCAAACAGATTGAAGGCAGGATATCATTCCGGAGAGCCATTAAGACCGCTATCTCATCGACAGTGAGAATGGGAGCTGAAGGTATTAAAGTGCAGATCTCCGGTCGTCTGGCCGGTGCGGAAATGGCCCGTAACGAACTTTATAAAGAAGGAAGAACGCCGCTTCATACCCTTCGTGCCGATATCGACTATGCCAAGGCGGAAGCGCATACAACCTATGGCAGGATCGGAATAAAAGTCTGGATCTGCAAGGGTGAAATATATGGTAAGCCGGAGATTGTGCCCATGGCAGGGGAGACGGCTAAAAAGCAGACCCCAAGGAAAGGCCCGAGGAGAAGGAGATAA
- the rpsS gene encoding 30S ribosomal protein S19, with product MARSLKKGPYIHYKLEKKVLDAVQNKKKTVIKTWSRASMISPDFVGQTIAVHNGNKFIPVYVTENMVGHKLGEFAPTRIFRGHSGSKDKGKK from the coding sequence ATGGCACGATCACTGAAAAAAGGTCCTTACATCCACTATAAACTGGAGAAAAAAGTTCTCGATGCGGTGCAGAACAAGAAAAAAACCGTTATCAAGACATGGTCACGCGCATCGATGATCTCTCCGGACTTTGTGGGCCAGACTATCGCCGTTCATAACGGAAATAAGTTCATTCCGGTTTATGTAACCGAGAACATGGTTGGCCATAAACTGGGTGAGTTTGCCCCTACCCGAATTTTCAGGGGTCACTCCGGGAGTAAAGATAAAGGCAAAAAGTAA